A genome region from Nocardiopsis exhalans includes the following:
- a CDS encoding alpha/beta hydrolase, whose product MNDLLPSVVSEHVDTDRLRTHLLHLDRAGEPVVFVHGNVSSALFWQRTMLALPERYRPIAVDLRGFGDSPREAVDARRGLGGYADDVRALLDALDLDRPHLVGWSMGGGVVTRLVRDTPGRVRSLTLVNPVSPYGFGGTHGVDGVLNDPSGAGTGGGCANPDFVSRLAAADRSEEAPTSPRRVMLGAYVRPGWTPEDPADPDIYVESMLATAVGEAHYPGDVRQGPVWPGVLPGDQGVLNTMSPVYCRLDDSHTIAPKPPIRWIRGADDAIVSDTSSHDLAYLGSIGAVEGWPGADAAPPQPMVAQTRHVLEAYAAAGGAYTEHVMEGAGHSPQIERPEEFLDLLVSGLETADR is encoded by the coding sequence ATGAACGACCTACTGCCTTCGGTGGTGTCCGAGCACGTGGACACCGACCGGCTGCGCACCCATCTGCTGCACCTGGACCGTGCGGGCGAGCCGGTCGTGTTCGTGCACGGCAATGTCTCCTCCGCGCTGTTCTGGCAGCGCACCATGCTCGCCCTGCCCGAGCGTTACCGGCCGATTGCCGTGGACCTGCGCGGATTCGGGGACAGCCCGCGCGAGGCGGTGGACGCGCGCCGAGGCCTCGGTGGCTACGCCGACGACGTGCGCGCTCTGCTGGACGCGCTCGACCTGGACCGGCCGCACCTGGTCGGCTGGAGCATGGGCGGCGGTGTGGTGACCCGGCTTGTGCGGGACACCCCCGGGCGGGTGCGCTCGCTGACCCTCGTCAACCCGGTCTCCCCGTACGGTTTCGGCGGGACGCACGGCGTGGACGGTGTGCTCAACGATCCCTCCGGTGCCGGGACCGGTGGCGGCTGCGCCAACCCGGACTTCGTTTCCCGATTGGCCGCGGCCGACCGCTCCGAGGAAGCACCCACCTCGCCCCGCCGGGTAATGCTGGGAGCGTACGTGCGCCCCGGCTGGACCCCCGAGGACCCGGCCGACCCGGACATCTACGTTGAGTCGATGCTCGCCACCGCGGTGGGCGAGGCCCACTACCCCGGCGACGTACGCCAGGGCCCGGTGTGGCCCGGCGTGCTGCCGGGAGACCAGGGTGTGCTCAACACCATGTCCCCGGTGTACTGCCGCCTGGACGACTCGCACACGATCGCCCCCAAGCCGCCGATCCGGTGGATCCGCGGCGCGGACGACGCGATCGTCTCCGACACCTCGTCGCACGACCTGGCGTACCTGGGGTCGATCGGAGCGGTCGAAGGCTGGCCGGGCGCCGATGCCGCACCGCCGCAGCCGATGGTGGCGCAGACCCGGCACGTGTTGGAGGCCTACGCCGCGGCGGGCGGCGCCTACACGGAGCACGTCATGGAGGGGGCTGGACACAGCCCCCAGATCGAACGCCCCGAGGAGTTCCTCGACCTCCTGGTGTCCGGGCTGGAAACCGCTGACCGGTAG
- a CDS encoding Eco57I restriction-modification methylase domain-containing protein — protein sequence MPPSTLPPSLSAVRSVGGIMPADMLLRIFDGRDVEGGRPADYGIIGTRSVEDEAERLWHELRGAWWVLRRTLPGRDGDGRLPGDPTRSALRGWVEPLFVALGFGRLAGLRIPGIPADDDSSRVFPMTHRYQRLLITVVPWDTELDARGRDGSASPQSQMQEALNRSSAHLWGLVTNGRELRLLRDSTSLAGAAYLSVDLEEIFDGELVHEFIGLWRLFHASRFEVSDGEPPSTCLMERWRDEALRSGVQALDALRQNVEEALAILGTGFLRHPDNHHLRRPTRVGELHGALLRLVFRILFLAVVEERDLLHPPHTDPRTRGRYADYFSFARLRLVADRGGSGGHHRDLNTTLRIVLDALGCEDGRPELGLVGLGGLFTRTEEDRCLDDASLNNQALLRAVRRLSRVRDHGTRRWRPVSFRTLSSRELGAVYESLLESLPEYRPGDHSFHLVHRAGNARKMTGSYYTPSSLISRLLDTTLEPVLDEAVKRGADQAAAHPELDEADTIAESLLSVTVCDPACGSGHFLVATGQRIAKRVAAVREGTPEPGEEAYRRALHTVVARCLYGVDINPMALDVAKMSLWLEGMAPGRPLDLLDPHLKCGNALIGATPAQLRGGIPDAAFTPVEGDDRKAAAALGRSNNLERAGQAALFDTEPDAVKVDNTTYAEGLHGLYAIEVGSLRDVREQEQVYRVWRRSADYRRAVHIADAWCATFLWEKTEGAPQPVTDETFHRFFDPEGAAATEATHTEIRRLRDRYRFFHWHLEFPDIFPVCDDQGVDSDGARGWQGGFDCVLSNPPWDKLDFEDKKYFSVVQPSLAGIAGLARREAIAQWQRDFPEEAERYRSARRQVKSTLHFAGRSEGFPACAKGLSIKGVSTLQVDHLFVELFTGLIKPQGRIGAIVPTSIATGAGAQELFATLTRDRSIASLYDFENLKQLFPGVDARQRFSLLSLHGAKVPVPVADYAFFLHEPAHLDDGSRAFALTADEVALLSPNTGSLPLFRSRRDADLTLSIYRRIPVLWAEGRRNGNPWAVRFKATLFHMTDDSGLFRTRTELEDEGWQLRGNVFEREGSRMSPLYEAKMVHHFDHRWNGFTPAGAARQPERPEKADPEYAPLSRYWVPEDDGAREGLDTRLSGVGWDREWLYGWRDVTNMTNERTAIPALLPRAAVGHTFPLMFVQRSPRLVAALCAVQSSLVFDFVARQKINGAHLSLMTWKQLPVPRPEQLEPHLDFLVPRVLELVYTTHDMAPLARDLGCTGPPFPWDEERRAELRAELDAYCFRLYGVDRQDTDYVLETFQTEKGGLKHNEIARFGTYRTKELVLLAFDHLTDVTS from the coding sequence ATGCCCCCCTCGACCCTGCCCCCGTCCCTGTCCGCAGTCCGTAGCGTCGGCGGGATCATGCCCGCCGACATGCTCTTACGGATCTTCGACGGCCGCGACGTCGAAGGCGGGCGGCCAGCCGATTACGGGATCATCGGCACACGGTCGGTCGAGGACGAGGCCGAGCGCCTGTGGCACGAACTGCGCGGCGCCTGGTGGGTGCTGCGCCGGACCCTGCCCGGTCGTGACGGGGACGGGCGTCTACCCGGGGACCCCACCCGGTCAGCCCTGCGCGGCTGGGTCGAACCGCTGTTCGTCGCGCTGGGCTTCGGGCGCCTGGCCGGTCTGCGGATCCCCGGGATCCCCGCCGACGACGACTCCAGCAGGGTCTTCCCGATGACCCACCGGTACCAGCGGCTCCTGATCACGGTGGTGCCGTGGGACACCGAACTCGACGCGCGAGGCCGTGACGGATCCGCCTCCCCTCAGTCACAGATGCAGGAGGCGCTGAACCGGAGCAGCGCGCACCTCTGGGGGCTGGTGACCAACGGCCGCGAACTGCGGTTGCTGCGCGACTCCACCTCCCTGGCCGGGGCCGCCTACCTCTCCGTCGACCTGGAAGAGATATTCGACGGGGAACTGGTCCACGAGTTCATCGGCCTGTGGCGGCTCTTCCACGCCTCCAGGTTCGAGGTCTCCGACGGGGAACCACCGTCCACCTGCCTGATGGAGCGGTGGCGGGACGAGGCGCTGCGCTCGGGCGTCCAGGCCCTGGACGCGCTACGGCAGAACGTCGAGGAGGCCCTGGCCATCCTCGGAACCGGCTTCCTGCGCCACCCGGACAACCACCACCTGCGACGGCCGACGAGGGTCGGAGAACTCCACGGAGCCCTGCTGCGCCTCGTGTTCCGCATCCTCTTCCTCGCGGTCGTGGAGGAACGCGACCTGCTCCACCCACCGCACACCGATCCGCGCACCCGCGGACGCTACGCCGACTACTTCTCCTTCGCGCGACTGCGGCTGGTAGCTGATCGGGGTGGCAGCGGCGGCCACCACCGGGACCTGAACACGACACTGCGCATCGTCCTGGACGCCCTCGGGTGCGAGGATGGCCGCCCCGAACTCGGCCTGGTGGGTCTCGGCGGCCTCTTCACCCGCACCGAAGAGGACCGCTGCCTGGACGATGCCTCCTTGAACAACCAGGCCCTGCTGCGCGCGGTCCGCAGGCTGTCACGGGTGCGCGACCACGGAACCCGGCGCTGGCGGCCGGTCTCGTTTCGCACGCTCTCCTCCCGAGAACTGGGTGCGGTCTACGAGTCGCTCCTGGAGAGCCTGCCCGAGTACCGACCCGGCGACCATTCCTTCCACCTCGTCCACCGGGCGGGCAACGCGCGCAAGATGACAGGGTCGTACTACACCCCGTCCTCCCTCATCTCCCGCCTGCTGGACACCACCCTCGAACCCGTCCTCGACGAGGCGGTCAAGCGAGGTGCGGACCAGGCCGCCGCACACCCTGAACTCGATGAAGCGGACACCATCGCGGAGTCGCTCCTCTCCGTCACGGTCTGTGACCCAGCATGCGGCTCCGGGCACTTCCTGGTGGCCACGGGCCAGCGCATCGCCAAGCGGGTGGCGGCCGTCCGCGAGGGCACGCCCGAACCGGGGGAGGAGGCCTACCGCCGAGCGCTGCACACCGTGGTCGCCCGTTGCCTGTACGGGGTCGACATCAACCCCATGGCCCTGGACGTGGCGAAGATGTCGCTGTGGCTCGAAGGCATGGCCCCGGGCCGACCACTCGACCTGCTCGATCCCCACCTCAAATGTGGAAACGCGCTCATCGGTGCGACCCCGGCGCAGCTACGCGGGGGCATCCCCGACGCCGCCTTCACCCCGGTGGAGGGTGACGACCGCAAGGCCGCGGCCGCACTGGGCAGGTCCAACAACCTCGAACGGGCCGGTCAGGCCGCGCTGTTCGACACCGAACCCGACGCGGTCAAGGTCGACAACACCACCTACGCCGAAGGGCTCCACGGGCTCTACGCCATCGAGGTGGGCAGCCTGCGGGACGTCCGCGAACAGGAACAGGTCTACCGGGTCTGGCGCCGATCGGCCGACTACCGCAGGGCCGTGCACATCGCCGACGCCTGGTGCGCCACCTTCCTGTGGGAGAAGACCGAGGGCGCACCGCAGCCGGTGACCGACGAGACCTTCCACCGGTTCTTCGACCCCGAGGGCGCCGCGGCGACCGAGGCCACCCACACGGAGATCAGAAGGCTCCGAGACCGCTACCGCTTCTTCCACTGGCATCTGGAGTTCCCCGACATCTTCCCGGTCTGCGACGACCAAGGTGTTGATAGCGACGGCGCTCGGGGCTGGCAGGGCGGGTTCGACTGCGTGCTGTCGAACCCGCCCTGGGACAAGCTCGACTTCGAGGACAAGAAGTACTTCAGCGTGGTGCAGCCCTCGCTCGCGGGTATCGCCGGGTTGGCCCGCAGGGAGGCGATCGCCCAGTGGCAGCGTGACTTCCCCGAAGAAGCGGAGCGGTACCGGTCGGCGCGACGTCAGGTGAAGTCCACCCTGCACTTCGCCGGGCGCTCGGAGGGGTTCCCCGCGTGCGCCAAGGGACTGAGTATCAAAGGGGTGAGCACCCTTCAGGTGGACCATCTCTTCGTCGAGCTGTTCACCGGCCTGATCAAGCCGCAGGGTCGGATCGGCGCGATCGTGCCCACTTCCATCGCCACCGGAGCCGGGGCCCAGGAGCTCTTCGCGACCCTGACCCGCGACCGGTCGATCGCCTCGCTGTACGACTTCGAGAACCTGAAACAGCTGTTTCCCGGGGTCGACGCGCGGCAGAGGTTCAGTTTGTTGTCATTGCACGGTGCCAAGGTCCCGGTGCCCGTGGCCGACTACGCCTTCTTTCTCCACGAACCGGCCCACCTCGATGACGGGAGCAGGGCCTTCGCGCTCACCGCGGACGAAGTCGCCCTGCTCAGCCCCAACACGGGCTCGCTCCCGCTGTTCCGTTCCAGGCGCGACGCCGACCTCACCCTCTCGATCTACCGCCGTATTCCGGTGCTGTGGGCGGAGGGGCGCCGAAACGGCAACCCCTGGGCGGTCAGATTCAAGGCGACGTTGTTCCACATGACCGATGACTCCGGGCTCTTCCGAACCAGAACAGAGCTGGAGGATGAGGGGTGGCAGCTGCGGGGGAACGTCTTCGAACGCGAAGGCAGCCGAATGTCGCCGCTCTACGAAGCGAAGATGGTCCACCACTTCGACCATCGGTGGAACGGCTTCACACCAGCAGGGGCCGCACGACAACCGGAGCGGCCCGAGAAGGCAGACCCCGAGTACGCGCCGTTGTCCCGCTACTGGGTTCCCGAGGACGACGGTGCGAGGGAAGGGCTCGACACACGGCTGTCCGGGGTCGGCTGGGACCGGGAATGGCTCTACGGCTGGCGTGACGTGACGAACATGACCAACGAGCGAACCGCGATCCCCGCCCTGCTGCCGCGGGCGGCCGTCGGACACACCTTCCCCCTCATGTTCGTCCAACGGAGCCCGCGCCTGGTCGCCGCCTTGTGCGCGGTGCAGAGCTCACTCGTCTTCGACTTCGTCGCCCGACAGAAGATCAACGGCGCGCACCTGTCCCTCATGACCTGGAAACAGCTTCCCGTGCCCAGACCCGAGCAGCTGGAACCCCACCTGGACTTCCTGGTGCCCCGCGTGCTCGAACTCGTCTACACCACCCACGACATGGCCCCGCTCGCTCGCGACCTCGGTTGTACCGGCCCGCCCTTCCCCTGGGACGAGGAACGCAGAGCGGAGTTGCGAGCGGAATTGGACGCCTACTGCTTCCGCCTCTACGGAGTCGACCGGCAGGACACGGACTATGTCCTGGAGACCTTCCAGACGGAGAAGGGCGGGCTGAAGCACAACGAGATCGCCCGGTTCGGAACCTACCGAACCAAGGAGCTGGTTCTGCTGGCCTTCGACCATCTGACGGACGTGACCAGCTGA
- a CDS encoding endonuclease NucS domain-containing protein, translating to MGTDISLWRVDGDSLSRVESQGIPLESQLEDLIEKDPSVLGERVLVIGRQVRTDLDGRIDLLGVGDDGTVHVIELKRGRTPRDSVAQLLAYGAWANRLTHHDIIDLYQRENPGQTFNDAFSRTFGTDTPTELNSEHRLTLVAHSSSAAVENTVEYLAAHGVPIAIMLFSFFTDGENRYLARTLVSDDASSTAPARPGGTREPWNKRDWYVSFGEQHGSRNWEDALRYGFVSAGAGA from the coding sequence ATGGGCACCGACATTTCCCTCTGGCGGGTGGACGGGGACTCCCTCTCCCGCGTCGAATCGCAGGGCATCCCCCTGGAGTCCCAGCTCGAGGACCTCATCGAGAAGGACCCGAGCGTTCTGGGCGAGCGCGTCCTCGTGATCGGCCGACAGGTCCGCACCGATCTGGACGGCCGGATCGACCTGCTGGGGGTGGGCGACGACGGAACGGTCCACGTCATCGAGCTGAAGCGGGGCCGCACCCCCCGCGACTCCGTCGCCCAGCTACTCGCCTACGGGGCCTGGGCGAACCGGTTGACCCACCACGACATCATAGACCTCTACCAGAGGGAGAATCCGGGCCAGACGTTCAACGACGCCTTCTCCCGCACCTTCGGCACGGACACTCCGACCGAGCTGAACAGCGAACACCGGCTCACCCTGGTGGCGCACAGCAGCAGCGCGGCCGTGGAGAACACCGTCGAGTACTTGGCCGCCCATGGCGTCCCCATCGCTATCATGCTCTTCTCGTTCTTCACCGACGGAGAGAACCGCTATCTGGCCCGCACCCTGGTCTCGGACGACGCCTCCTCGACCGCACCGGCCCGCCCCGGCGGCACCCGCGAGCCGTGGAACAAACGCGACTGGTACGTCTCCTTCGGGGAACAGCACGGTTCCCGGAACTGGGAGGACGCCCTGCGCTACGGTTTCGTCTCGGCGGGCGCCGGCGCCTGA
- a CDS encoding pentapeptide repeat-containing protein encodes MSTKRLAVDHLASLGLPANTALTVLAILWFLVAVSALTFLYPDPEPTPGRPLDAPQQKVRLTRLVFIAWIMSIWVILGILAATWFALGHPPYKPPAELTSKMVESMVTRAFAVIAGLGGVALLVTAYRRQKTTEQDSQRDTSRLFTERFASASSQFGHEEAAVKLAGVHALAHVADQAPSISERQMVIDVLCAFLRMPSPQEPPTQPTGAGEKPQVSYQDQVQAVQAYREVRHTIIDVIASRLRTNPGWQELSYDFSRVTFDGANFTRIRARGVSFRQASFRANRHGNVYFDGVHLHQADFTGAHFTGGIAAKGLPGTISFHRATLTGCSFQDTVFDGARVQIFDGATLDSTSFDGAQLKTGSIEIRDSTLKGTTTFRRARFTGTPVLFLRCTFQGKIDLYEAWFTDEGTGFIVNQGGITGEVSFQRTLMDQGRVHFAGVTLDSGTIDFRYASLNEPTLHFNLPRSPTLRKGTVDFTAITFPNPEHARGLRPQGLVEAERSGTVRVLWPPQWDPASADLPEDTPPPPAD; translated from the coding sequence GTGTCGACGAAGCGTCTGGCGGTGGACCATCTGGCATCTCTGGGTCTACCCGCGAACACTGCTCTTACAGTGCTTGCAATCCTCTGGTTCCTGGTAGCCGTCAGCGCACTGACCTTCCTATACCCCGACCCCGAGCCGACCCCTGGGCGACCGCTCGACGCACCTCAGCAGAAGGTACGTCTGACCCGACTGGTCTTCATCGCCTGGATTATGAGCATCTGGGTGATTCTAGGAATACTCGCTGCTACATGGTTTGCTCTGGGCCATCCGCCCTACAAACCGCCTGCCGAGCTGACGTCGAAGATGGTGGAATCCATGGTCACCCGCGCCTTCGCGGTCATCGCTGGACTCGGCGGGGTGGCCTTGCTGGTGACTGCCTACCGTCGACAGAAGACCACCGAGCAGGACTCCCAACGCGATACCAGTCGGCTGTTCACCGAGCGTTTCGCCTCCGCCTCCAGCCAATTCGGCCACGAGGAAGCCGCGGTCAAACTCGCCGGGGTCCATGCTTTGGCACACGTCGCGGACCAGGCGCCCAGTATCAGTGAGCGGCAGATGGTGATCGACGTTCTGTGCGCCTTCCTACGCATGCCCTCTCCTCAGGAGCCGCCGACGCAACCAACTGGTGCAGGCGAGAAGCCACAGGTCTCCTACCAGGATCAGGTGCAGGCCGTGCAGGCGTACCGGGAGGTGCGCCACACGATCATCGACGTCATCGCGTCCCGCTTGCGAACAAACCCCGGCTGGCAGGAACTGTCTTACGACTTCAGCCGGGTCACCTTCGACGGCGCCAACTTCACGCGCATCCGTGCCCGCGGGGTGTCGTTCCGACAGGCGAGCTTTCGGGCGAACCGACACGGAAACGTGTACTTCGATGGCGTCCACCTACACCAGGCAGACTTCACCGGTGCGCACTTCACCGGGGGCATCGCCGCAAAAGGGCTTCCCGGAACGATCTCGTTCCACCGGGCAACACTCACCGGATGTTCTTTCCAGGACACCGTCTTCGACGGCGCTCGGGTACAGATCTTCGATGGCGCCACACTCGACTCGACCAGTTTCGATGGTGCCCAGCTCAAAACAGGCAGCATCGAGATCCGAGATTCCACACTCAAGGGCACCACAACCTTCAGGCGAGCCAGATTCACCGGCACCCCCGTCCTCTTCCTGCGCTGCACCTTCCAGGGAAAGATTGACCTCTATGAAGCCTGGTTCACCGATGAAGGAACGGGATTCATCGTCAACCAGGGCGGGATCACCGGCGAGGTGTCCTTCCAGCGGACCCTCATGGATCAGGGCAGGGTGCACTTCGCCGGAGTCACCCTCGACTCGGGCACGATCGACTTCCGGTATGCCTCGCTCAACGAGCCGACACTGCACTTCAATCTTCCTCGGTCACCGACTCTCAGGAAGGGAACGGTGGATTTTACCGCCATCACGTTCCCAAACCCTGAGCACGCACGGGGCCTACGCCCTCAGGGTCTGGTAGAAGCCGAGCGGTCCGGAACCGTGAGGGTTCTGTGGCCGCCCCAGTGGGACCCTGCCTCTGCGGACCTACCAGAGGACACCCCACCACCGCCCGCCGACTGA
- a CDS encoding UvrD-helicase domain-containing protein, translated as MVAEYAPLPTENNALADQARTAQRGIVERDLAPGEAVWVQACPGAGKTRVIVERHLERPLPARRGRAIVSFTRAAGRELRARSRERGRPELSGHPHFIGTLDGFIWRYLVRPYLGASAVDADGWSRLDSWEDHPEARVEGHVSLDDFKFTLSPGGVPQACMKFPKCKEYTDESVRKLEQWAAQRKAQLIRSGYLTGEELRERALRNLDDPSTAAVAARMLSGRFHELIVDEAQDCSVTDDAVLRRVNALGLPLMLVGDTGQSIYGFRDRDQGAVSGTRLADDLPRMELRHNWRSSQVICDLTATLSQGSGTDTAVGPYREDDTPILLVPRDDGDRGPRAVFRREADRLSIPRGERLVLARQWGMLPKELIGTPHAPLEPLNRLLWAIGVLRAAASPRRRREKASRILREHVLDLWCPEGGLPEEQRIRRSGLPKVGVDRAEALVLAHLPELDTPLASWVPEAAKVFHTYGPTVRGNHPPGALCWETENVGSSVGTAAEVAGAPTPGGDGVGTASSVHQAKGGEADAVLMLLAPRQGYRPGMIDHWINGREDEAARILYVAVSRARRLLTLGVPQGDLDRVARYLERNEVACRVLDG; from the coding sequence GTGGTTGCTGAGTACGCTCCTCTTCCCACGGAGAACAACGCGCTGGCCGACCAGGCGCGCACAGCGCAGCGCGGCATCGTGGAGCGCGACCTGGCTCCGGGAGAGGCCGTATGGGTCCAGGCCTGTCCGGGGGCCGGTAAGACACGAGTCATCGTCGAACGCCACCTGGAACGCCCCCTGCCTGCGAGGCGGGGCCGGGCCATCGTCTCCTTCACCAGGGCCGCCGGCCGTGAACTGCGGGCCCGGAGCCGGGAACGCGGCAGGCCCGAACTCAGCGGACACCCGCACTTCATCGGCACGCTGGACGGGTTCATCTGGCGCTACCTGGTCCGCCCCTACCTGGGCGCTTCAGCGGTGGACGCGGATGGCTGGAGCCGACTGGACAGCTGGGAGGACCACCCGGAGGCCCGTGTCGAGGGACACGTGAGCTTGGACGACTTCAAGTTCACGCTCTCTCCCGGGGGAGTGCCACAGGCGTGCATGAAGTTTCCGAAGTGCAAGGAGTACACGGACGAGAGTGTGCGGAAACTCGAACAGTGGGCGGCCCAGCGGAAGGCACAGCTCATCAGAAGTGGTTACCTGACCGGCGAAGAACTGCGGGAGAGGGCGCTGCGGAATCTGGACGACCCGAGTACCGCTGCTGTAGCGGCGCGGATGCTCTCCGGCCGTTTCCACGAGCTGATCGTCGACGAGGCGCAGGACTGCTCGGTCACGGACGACGCCGTACTCCGCAGGGTGAACGCGCTGGGACTCCCTCTCATGCTCGTGGGTGACACTGGCCAGAGCATCTACGGGTTCCGTGATCGTGACCAGGGCGCTGTATCGGGGACGAGGCTGGCGGATGACCTCCCCCGTATGGAGCTTCGTCACAACTGGCGCAGCAGCCAGGTGATCTGCGACCTCACCGCCACCCTGAGCCAGGGGAGCGGGACCGACACCGCGGTGGGGCCGTACCGGGAGGACGACACCCCGATCCTGCTCGTACCGCGCGATGACGGTGACCGCGGGCCGCGTGCTGTGTTCCGGAGGGAAGCGGACCGGCTCAGCATCCCCCGAGGCGAGCGCCTGGTTCTCGCCCGGCAGTGGGGCATGTTGCCCAAGGAGCTCATCGGTACCCCTCATGCTCCCCTGGAGCCGCTGAACCGCCTCCTCTGGGCGATCGGGGTGCTCCGGGCAGCGGCTTCGCCGCGCAGGCGCCGGGAGAAGGCGTCACGGATTCTGCGTGAACACGTCCTCGACCTGTGGTGCCCGGAGGGCGGGCTCCCCGAGGAACAGCGGATCCGCCGGTCCGGCCTGCCCAAGGTCGGAGTGGACCGGGCGGAGGCCCTGGTCCTCGCTCACTTGCCCGAACTCGATACGCCCCTGGCCTCATGGGTGCCGGAGGCAGCGAAGGTGTTCCATACCTACGGGCCGACCGTGAGAGGCAACCACCCGCCAGGGGCCCTCTGCTGGGAGACCGAAAACGTGGGCTCCTCCGTCGGCACCGCTGCGGAGGTGGCCGGGGCACCCACCCCAGGAGGGGACGGGGTGGGCACAGCCAGCAGCGTCCACCAGGCGAAGGGTGGCGAGGCCGACGCGGTTCTCATGCTCCTCGCCCCGCGACAGGGGTACAGGCCCGGGATGATCGATCACTGGATCAACGGCCGGGAGGATGAAGCGGCGCGCATCCTGTACGTGGCAGTTTCCCGGGCGCGTCGGTTGTTGACCCTCGGCGTCCCCCAAGGCGATCTCGACCGTGTGGCCCGCTACCTCGAACGGAATGAGGTCGCGTGCCGGGTTCTGGATGGCTGA
- a CDS encoding ATP-dependent nuclease — MYLCQLELKGFRSLADETVTLRPGVTVLVGENNAGKSNVMDAIRHLTAPLDGRRDIHLRADDLHRDGCSEGHHDSCRTEIGLSARYTSKEPSDLALYGSALAEDGKSIVYHLAYTPPATGAQRGKLTWQAGDAVTTDRDPEPAARERIRHLYLPPLRDAQRELASASSRYLHGFIGGFLLDEKEVDSFLGDVGERFGQITELEPLTQAADSVRERLVELTQGAHTQDTGFGFSRPTLPTVARSLRLRLEEQGMGLQEISESGHGYANLLFMATLFAQLRNAAEADLTLLLVEEPEAHLHPQLQSILMDHLQEEAERSQQADTSGKEWLGRIQVVVTTHAPHIATSVPPEDLVVLQRRTTPLLPSLGEMTTSAPVQEKKHHTTAVAVRNLNMGARELGKVRQYLNATRSTMLFSPRVLLVEGIAEGILVPAFGKLVLDPVAQRRLRGTAVVPIDGVDFAPYLKVLLKRDKISGQRIGQRVAVITDGDFHATSDGPVPDRRKNLNALLEELSADGDVAQVFANETTLEPELMRAAESNTEILKKAWICQRPRAGENDWRELMGLPDEEQDEKFAKMFNKYKVRKGDFAQDLLAVSAQEDVPLVVPGYFERALTWITEGVTGGC, encoded by the coding sequence GTGTACTTGTGTCAACTGGAACTGAAGGGCTTTCGGTCGCTCGCCGACGAGACCGTCACCCTCCGCCCCGGCGTGACGGTGCTGGTGGGGGAGAACAACGCGGGCAAGTCCAACGTCATGGACGCCATCCGCCATCTGACCGCGCCCCTGGACGGTAGGCGCGACATCCACCTCCGGGCGGACGACCTCCACCGGGACGGTTGCTCCGAGGGCCACCACGACTCCTGCCGCACCGAGATCGGACTCTCCGCGCGGTACACCTCGAAGGAACCCAGTGATCTGGCCCTGTACGGTTCCGCCCTGGCCGAGGACGGGAAGAGCATCGTCTACCACCTGGCCTACACCCCGCCCGCCACGGGAGCGCAGCGCGGCAAGCTGACCTGGCAGGCGGGCGACGCCGTCACCACCGACCGCGACCCCGAACCCGCGGCCCGCGAGCGCATCCGGCACCTGTACCTGCCGCCGCTGAGGGACGCCCAACGGGAACTGGCGTCCGCATCCAGCCGTTACCTGCACGGTTTCATCGGGGGGTTCCTGCTCGACGAGAAGGAGGTCGACTCGTTCCTGGGCGATGTGGGTGAACGGTTCGGACAGATCACTGAACTCGAACCGCTGACGCAGGCCGCGGACTCCGTCCGTGAACGCCTGGTCGAACTCACCCAGGGCGCCCACACCCAGGACACGGGCTTCGGATTCTCCCGACCGACCCTCCCCACGGTGGCGCGTTCGCTGCGACTGCGCCTCGAAGAGCAGGGCATGGGCCTCCAAGAGATCTCCGAGAGCGGTCACGGGTACGCGAACCTGCTGTTCATGGCCACGCTCTTCGCCCAGTTGCGCAACGCCGCCGAGGCCGACCTGACCCTGCTCCTGGTGGAGGAACCCGAGGCCCACCTGCACCCCCAGCTCCAGAGCATCCTCATGGACCACCTCCAGGAGGAGGCCGAGCGGAGCCAGCAGGCCGACACCAGCGGCAAGGAGTGGTTGGGGCGCATCCAGGTGGTGGTGACCACCCACGCGCCCCACATCGCGACCTCGGTGCCGCCTGAGGACCTCGTCGTCCTCCAGCGGCGCACCACACCGCTGCTCCCTTCTTTGGGGGAGATGACGACGAGTGCCCCGGTCCAGGAGAAGAAGCACCACACCACGGCTGTCGCGGTGCGGAACCTGAACATGGGTGCGCGTGAACTGGGCAAGGTGCGGCAGTACCTGAACGCCACGCGCAGCACCATGCTCTTCTCTCCCAGGGTGCTGTTGGTGGAGGGCATCGCCGAAGGCATCCTGGTGCCTGCGTTCGGGAAGCTGGTTCTCGACCCGGTCGCCCAGAGGCGCCTGCGCGGTACCGCCGTCGTCCCCATCGACGGGGTCGACTTCGCTCCCTACCTCAAGGTGCTGCTCAAGCGCGACAAGATCAGCGGCCAGCGGATCGGACAGCGCGTCGCCGTCATCACCGACGGGGACTTCCACGCGACCAGCGACGGCCCTGTTCCCGATCGCCGAAAGAACCTGAACGCCCTGCTCGAAGAACTCTCGGCCGATGGAGACGTCGCACAGGTCTTCGCCAACGAGACCACTCTGGAACCCGAGCTGATGCGGGCGGCCGAAAGCAACACCGAGATCCTCAAGAAGGCCTGGATCTGTCAGCGCCCCAGGGCGGGCGAGAACGACTGGCGCGAACTCATGGGGCTGCCGGACGAAGAGCAGGACGAGAAGTTCGCCAAGATGTTCAACAAGTACAAGGTGCGCAAGGGGGACTTCGCCCAGGATCTGCTGGCGGTATCGGCACAGGAGGACGTTCCCCTCGTCGTGCCCGGGTACTTCGAGCGTGCACTGACGTGGATCACCGAGGGGGTCACCGGTGGTTGCTGA